The Muricauda sp. SCSIO 65647 genome includes a region encoding these proteins:
- a CDS encoding RagB/SusD family nutrient uptake outer membrane protein: protein MKNIKNIIILGILVMFASSCDKEYLDPNSTLEPDVVNSTDNLVALINGVQQRWSTDRAGIIYTSTHLTGLNTGELRLLNPGNLGENEVLLGGDDINGGNEILNNIWTNAMLCRKEATTVITSADIATDDATTANSLKAYGLFYRALVHGTLIQFFESIPLEIIEDASFQDRSTVLQSVITDLTEARGYVQAGLSSEITSGVFSSVDIGNSIDAMLARFHLMAGNYTEAISAADAVDLSVQSTWEYDASIPNPLAFWFGSQNVTQARDANFALPAGLVPDPSDERVPFYVTLPDPVNDPANYQLIGFWPDNLIEIPVYLPGEMLLIKAEAYARSNDLTNAVTELDAVLTKTAAQDAFGVGANLPAYAGAVEQQAVLDEIYRNRRIELYLTSLGLEDSRRFGRPGPSDANPERNRNFYPYPNAERDNNDNTPANPSL, encoded by the coding sequence ATGAAAAATATTAAGAATATCATCATACTTGGCATATTGGTCATGTTCGCTTCATCATGTGATAAAGAGTACTTAGATCCGAATTCGACCTTAGAGCCCGATGTAGTCAATAGCACCGATAACTTGGTGGCTTTGATCAATGGTGTACAACAAAGATGGAGTACCGATAGGGCGGGCATCATTTACACCAGCACCCATTTAACCGGATTGAACACAGGTGAACTGAGATTGCTAAACCCAGGTAACCTGGGTGAGAACGAGGTATTGTTGGGAGGTGACGATATCAACGGGGGCAACGAGATCTTGAACAATATCTGGACCAATGCCATGCTCTGTAGAAAAGAGGCCACCACGGTGATCACATCTGCAGATATCGCTACTGACGATGCCACAACCGCCAATTCACTCAAGGCCTATGGATTGTTCTATAGGGCATTGGTGCATGGAACATTGATCCAGTTTTTTGAGAGTATCCCGCTTGAAATCATTGAGGATGCATCGTTTCAAGACCGTTCTACGGTATTGCAAAGTGTAATTACCGATTTGACGGAGGCCAGGGGATATGTGCAAGCCGGACTTTCTTCAGAAATTACCTCTGGGGTGTTCAGCTCTGTGGATATCGGTAACTCAATCGATGCCATGCTGGCTCGGTTCCATTTAATGGCGGGCAATTATACCGAGGCCATTTCGGCCGCCGATGCGGTTGATCTTTCTGTACAATCGACCTGGGAATACGATGCTTCTATTCCCAATCCGTTGGCATTTTGGTTCGGTTCCCAGAACGTAACGCAGGCAAGGGATGCCAATTTTGCCCTGCCAGCAGGTTTGGTACCTGATCCCAGTGATGAAAGAGTGCCTTTTTATGTAACGCTGCCCGACCCGGTCAACGATCCGGCCAACTATCAGCTTATTGGTTTTTGGCCAGATAACTTGATTGAAATTCCCGTATATCTGCCCGGTGAGATGTTGCTGATAAAAGCTGAGGCGTACGCAAGAAGCAATGATCTGACCAATGCTGTGACAGAATTGGATGCCGTATTGACCAAGACAGCGGCCCAAGACGCTTTTGGGGTGGGTGCAAACCTACCCGCATACGCCGGTGCTGTCGAACAGCAGGCCGTGCTCGATGAGATATACAGAAACAGAAGAATAGAGCTCTATTTGACGAGTTTAGGACTTGAAGATAGTAGAAGGTTCGGCAGGCCGGGTCCGTCAGACGCGAATCCTGAGCGAAACAGAAATTTTTATCCTTATCCCAATGCCGAAAGGGATAATAATGACAATACTCCTGCGAACCCATCCCTATAA
- a CDS encoding exo-beta-N-acetylmuramidase NamZ domain-containing protein, whose amino-acid sequence MKNRVKSGLDVLYGDKGLQDSFKGNVALLCHNASVDGELVHATYRFEDIFGERFVKIFGPQHGFSTDAQDNMIETDHTVHPYFNVPVYSLYSETRVPTDEMLEGIDHLFVDMQDVGCRMYTYIYTLTLLLEKCASKDIEVIVLDRPNPLNGIDLEGNLLDMNFASFIGLHPIPVRHGMTIGEVAEMHQKYWVSEKANMRVIKMQGWSREMYYEDTGLPWLLPSPNIPRIDSTFTFPATVVFEGTELSEGRGTTQSLEIVGDPKIEPYSYYKKHLSKAMRDTGLKGFALRPITFLPTFQKHADRPCGGFQVHVIDRKTFTPWKVGQVLMRELYRHLGDEFQWKEPPYEYDYENMPIDIINGSDRLRHWVEKDGSLEALKEMEQYESYIDDFDSIKLY is encoded by the coding sequence ATGAAGAACAGAGTAAAGTCAGGGCTCGATGTCCTGTATGGAGACAAGGGCCTGCAAGACTCTTTTAAAGGCAATGTGGCCCTTTTGTGCCACAATGCCTCTGTTGATGGCGAGCTTGTTCATGCAACCTATAGGTTTGAAGACATTTTTGGTGAGCGGTTTGTAAAGATCTTTGGTCCACAGCACGGGTTTTCCACTGATGCCCAAGATAACATGATAGAGACCGACCATACGGTTCACCCGTATTTCAACGTTCCCGTCTATTCACTGTATTCAGAGACCCGGGTGCCCACTGATGAGATGCTTGAAGGTATTGACCACTTGTTTGTCGATATGCAAGATGTGGGTTGTCGTATGTACACTTATATCTACACCTTGACGCTATTGTTGGAAAAATGTGCCTCGAAAGATATTGAGGTCATTGTGCTCGATAGGCCCAATCCACTTAATGGAATTGATTTAGAGGGAAATCTGCTCGATATGAACTTTGCCTCTTTCATAGGGCTTCATCCCATACCGGTAAGGCATGGCATGACCATTGGTGAGGTGGCCGAAATGCACCAGAAATATTGGGTGAGCGAAAAAGCCAATATGAGGGTCATAAAAATGCAGGGATGGAGTCGCGAAATGTACTATGAAGATACAGGTTTACCTTGGTTACTGCCCTCGCCAAACATTCCTAGGATCGATAGTACCTTTACGTTTCCGGCCACTGTAGTGTTCGAAGGTACCGAATTGAGTGAAGGTAGGGGTACGACCCAGTCATTGGAAATTGTAGGAGACCCGAAAATAGAACCTTATTCCTACTATAAAAAGCACCTTTCAAAAGCCATGCGGGATACCGGTCTAAAAGGTTTTGCGTTACGGCCCATAACGTTTCTTCCTACCTTTCAAAAGCATGCCGATAGACCGTGCGGTGGATTTCAGGTTCATGTCATTGATAGAAAAACGTTCACCCCATGGAAGGTAGGGCAAGTACTCATGCGTGAACTGTACCGTCATTTGGGCGATGAATTTCAATGGAAAGAACCACCCTATGAATATGATTATGAAAACATGCCCATCGATATCATCAACGGTTCAGATCGGTTGAGGCATTGGGTTGAAAAGGATGGATCTCTCGAGGCCCTGAAGGAAATGGAACAGTACGAATCGTATATCGATGATTTCGACAGCATAAAACTGTATTGA
- a CDS encoding sodium:solute symporter translates to MSPLLVFSVIIFYFALLMVISYFTSRNRSDESFFTGDRESPWFLVAFGMIGAGLSGVTFVSVPGMVGNNYLYFYQFILGNVVGYLFITFVLIPLYYKLRLVSIYGYLKERYGKRSYKTGSLFFLVSQSFGAALRLLLAAKILQFAFFDAMNVPFFVTVIIILLLVWLYTNKSGIKTIVWTDTMQTIFLILGAILTITAIMQSFGFTVGDAVREVTQHRYFEVFNWEGKSSNNFYKQFIAGILIAIAMMGLDQNMMQKTLTCKNRWDAQKNTLTYSLILALTQFLFLGLGVLLYIYAENHNIVLPRGAEGQLLDTDTLFPDLALNHLGLLAGISFLLGIIAASFSSVDSALTALTTSFTYDFLEISKKSGEERKKIKNRVLFGFSCVVFIIIMLFSSSRGDVISLIFNVAGYTYGPLLGLYLFGMFTKIEIKDRWVPLICIMAPSLTYFIGLYLKKEFDFDFGFVSIAVNGLLTFLGLLLLKRKK, encoded by the coding sequence GTGAGTCCGTTATTGGTATTCTCGGTCATTATTTTCTATTTCGCCCTTTTGATGGTGATTTCATATTTCACCTCCCGTAATAGAAGTGATGAATCATTCTTTACGGGCGATAGGGAGTCACCTTGGTTTTTGGTGGCTTTTGGTATGATAGGAGCCGGACTTTCTGGGGTTACCTTTGTCTCGGTGCCCGGTATGGTGGGCAATAACTATCTCTATTTTTACCAATTTATTCTTGGTAACGTAGTAGGCTACCTTTTTATCACGTTTGTGCTCATACCTTTATATTACAAGTTGCGATTGGTGTCTATATATGGATATCTCAAAGAACGGTATGGCAAAAGATCGTACAAGACGGGATCGCTTTTTTTCTTGGTGTCGCAATCTTTTGGTGCCGCATTGCGCTTATTGCTGGCGGCCAAAATATTGCAATTTGCATTCTTTGATGCGATGAATGTTCCGTTTTTTGTCACTGTAATCATTATTTTACTACTGGTATGGCTCTATACCAATAAATCTGGGATCAAGACCATCGTTTGGACAGACACTATGCAGACCATCTTCTTGATTTTAGGAGCCATATTGACCATTACGGCCATTATGCAGTCGTTTGGTTTTACCGTTGGCGATGCAGTTCGGGAAGTGACCCAACATCGATATTTTGAGGTGTTCAACTGGGAGGGCAAATCGAGCAACAATTTTTACAAACAGTTCATAGCAGGTATTTTAATAGCCATTGCCATGATGGGTCTCGATCAGAACATGATGCAAAAAACCCTCACCTGTAAAAATCGATGGGATGCCCAAAAGAATACCCTTACCTATAGCCTAATATTGGCATTGACACAGTTTTTGTTTCTTGGGCTGGGGGTATTGCTCTATATCTATGCCGAAAACCATAACATCGTATTGCCCCGTGGTGCCGAGGGCCAATTGCTTGATACCGATACACTGTTTCCAGATCTTGCACTGAACCATTTGGGATTATTGGCAGGAATCAGTTTTTTGCTGGGTATCATAGCTGCATCATTTTCAAGTGTTGATTCTGCCCTGACGGCCCTGACCACATCGTTTACCTATGACTTTCTAGAGATTTCAAAGAAAAGTGGCGAAGAGCGAAAGAAAATAAAGAACAGGGTGTTGTTTGGCTTCTCATGCGTGGTTTTCATCATTATTATGTTGTTTTCAAGCAGTAGGGGCGATGTTATCTCGCTTATCTTCAATGTTGCCGGTTATACCTATGGACCACTCTTGGGACTCTATCTTTTTGGAATGTTCACCAAAATCGAGATTAAAGATAGATGGGTGCCCCTGATCTGTATAATGGCTCCTTCGCTTACCTATTTTATAGGGCTTTACCTAAAAAAAGAATTTGATTTTGACTTTGGGTTTGTCAGCATTGCCGTGAACGGTCTCTTGACGTTCTTGGGCTTATTACTCCTAAAAAGAAAAAAATGA
- the murQ gene encoding N-acetylmuramic acid 6-phosphate etherase: MKNSILATEQPSKYDNLERMGTRELLVGINQEDQAVPLIVEKAIPIIQRFVDSTVSRMEKGGRLFYIGAGTSGRLGVLDASECPPTYGVSDDWVIGLIAGGDIALRKAVENAEDDAEQAWKDLKQYNINAMDTLLGIAASGTTPYVIGGLKNARKNGIVTGCIVCNDDSPLAEQADFPIELVVGPEFVTGSTRMKAGTAQKLVLNMISTTVMIKLGRVKGNKMVDMQLSNTKLTKRGVKMLVEELMIDEQRAKRLLAKHKSVRKIIELYRKE, from the coding sequence ATGAAAAATAGTATTCTAGCGACCGAACAACCCTCTAAATACGATAATCTGGAAAGAATGGGTACCCGAGAACTGCTTGTGGGCATCAATCAAGAAGACCAAGCGGTACCGCTCATTGTTGAAAAGGCCATACCCATAATACAAAGGTTTGTTGATAGTACCGTTTCAAGAATGGAAAAGGGAGGGCGTTTGTTCTACATTGGAGCAGGTACCAGTGGTAGGCTGGGTGTTCTAGATGCCTCTGAATGCCCACCCACGTATGGTGTTTCCGATGATTGGGTAATCGGTCTGATTGCAGGTGGTGACATAGCGTTGAGAAAAGCAGTTGAAAATGCCGAGGATGATGCAGAACAGGCCTGGAAAGATTTGAAACAATACAATATCAACGCTATGGACACCTTGTTGGGCATAGCGGCTTCTGGCACCACCCCCTATGTCATCGGCGGATTGAAAAACGCAAGAAAAAATGGTATTGTCACAGGTTGTATTGTATGCAATGACGATTCTCCCCTTGCCGAGCAGGCAGATTTCCCCATTGAATTGGTAGTCGGTCCCGAGTTCGTGACAGGCAGCACTCGAATGAAAGCTGGTACTGCCCAAAAATTGGTACTGAACATGATTTCGACCACTGTTATGATAAAATTGGGTCGCGTAAAAGGCAATAAAATGGTCGATATGCAATTGTCGAATACCAAGCTCACAAAAAGAGGGGTCAAAATGTTGGTGGAAGAGCTTATGATCGACGAGCAACGCGCCAAACGGCTACTGGCGAAACACAAAAGTGTAAGAAAGATTATTGAGCTCTATCGAAAAGAATGA
- a CDS encoding cell division ATP-binding protein FtsE yields MPETILKLQDVAVFQNQNLILNNITLEVKKGEFVYVIGKTGSGKSSFMKTLYGDLPLKQGDGHIVGYDLKTLKEKDIPFLRRKLGIVFQDFKLLPDRNVHNNLKFVLKATGWKDVVKMDSKIEEVLDKVGMKTKGFKFPHELSGGEQQRIAIARSLLNDPELILADEPTGNLDPQTSVEVMKVLQEINESGRTIMMATHDYALILKYPHKTIKCDGSKMFEVIQKAV; encoded by the coding sequence ATGCCCGAAACCATTTTAAAATTGCAGGATGTCGCTGTTTTTCAGAATCAAAACCTGATTCTGAACAACATCACCCTAGAGGTAAAAAAAGGTGAATTTGTCTATGTCATCGGCAAAACCGGTAGTGGAAAAAGTAGCTTTATGAAAACTTTATATGGTGATTTGCCACTTAAACAGGGAGATGGGCATATCGTAGGGTATGATTTGAAGACCCTCAAAGAAAAGGATATTCCCTTTTTGCGTCGAAAATTGGGCATTGTGTTTCAAGACTTCAAACTGTTGCCAGACCGTAATGTGCACAACAACCTTAAGTTTGTGCTCAAGGCCACTGGATGGAAAGATGTGGTCAAAATGGACTCAAAAATTGAAGAGGTGCTCGATAAAGTGGGCATGAAAACAAAGGGCTTTAAATTTCCACATGAACTTTCAGGTGGCGAACAACAGCGTATCGCCATCGCGAGATCGCTCTTAAATGATCCCGAGCTCATTTTGGCCGACGAACCTACGGGAAACCTGGATCCACAGACCAGTGTCGAGGTTATGAAGGTCTTACAGGAAATCAACGAAAGTGGGCGTACCATTATGATGGCCACCCATGACTATGCACTTATTTTGAAATATCCGCACAAGACCATAAAATGTGACGGTAGCAAAATGTTCGAAGTCATCCAAAAAGCGGTCTAG
- a CDS encoding tetratricopeptide repeat protein — translation MNRKVIPLLTLFFSVIFLCRSQETQVYSHPNKTYQDALALYNNQQYQAAQVLFEKVKASTDDGETEANSAYYAANAAIRLNQRRADKLMEDFVERYPTSTKRNSAFMDVAEYYFETGKYPYALKWYKKVDQTAMSKKDKERFDFNNGYAYYASNNPKEAERYLSRVANSPKYGSQAKYYMGYIAYEQDDYDEASARFDQITDPELRNEKLSYYQADLNFKLGNFEEAIAMAEKQLPKSDRREISELHKIIGESYFNLAQYDKAIPHLKQYKGKRGRWSNTDFYLLGYSHYKRGDYESAIGQFNKIIGGSNAVAQNAYYHLAECYMKLDKKPEALNAFRNASQMNFNAEIEKDALLNYARLSYEIGNAYEPVPQVMMAYLEKYPRDEHQEEIQELLVDSYITSKNFEGAIQLLEENESYASKETYQKVAFYRGVELFIDGDHEQALERFSKSLKKAANPTFEARAQYWKAESAYRLNRFDEALDGFEKFKRNSAARNTEDYNNLDYNLGYCHFKLKNYKNAIAYFKNAAETAAIDQERIADSYVRLGDSHFVTSNYGQAISAYGKAAKMNGPERDYAAFQKALSQGFLGKNSVKIDEFNSFLERYPKSSLRDDALFELANTYIKGDNETMGLQTYDRLISQFSRSKFAPRAMLRQGLVHYNANRGEEALQKLKQVVRQYPETQEAKQAVATAKLVYVDLGRVSEYAAWAKNLDFVEVTDAELDNASFESADRKYLEGNTEAAIRGYEEYLKQFPNGIQSLKANFNLAQLYFSKNQKDKALEKFIRVADSDSGEYTEQALTRVSEIFVGRKDYQSALPYLEQLDRTAEIDQNRTFAQSNLMKGYYGQKDYEKTIAYAEKVLSASNIDNRIKSDAQIMIARSAIETGNEQLAEAAFSEVKKIAAGETAAEAWYYDAYFKNKNQDFEASNISVQKLAKDYSGYKEWGGKGLIIMAKNYYELGDAFQATYILESVIENFVEFDDIIAEARGELSIIKSRETERNSSIDTNNK, via the coding sequence ATGAATCGAAAAGTCATCCCCTTATTGACGCTTTTTTTCAGCGTTATTTTTTTGTGCCGATCCCAAGAGACACAGGTTTATTCCCATCCCAATAAAACGTACCAAGACGCTTTGGCGCTGTACAACAACCAACAGTACCAAGCGGCCCAAGTGCTATTTGAAAAGGTCAAAGCCTCTACCGATGATGGTGAAACAGAGGCCAATAGTGCTTATTACGCCGCCAACGCTGCCATTCGCCTGAACCAAAGAAGGGCTGACAAGCTGATGGAAGATTTTGTCGAGCGTTACCCGACCTCGACCAAAAGAAATTCTGCTTTTATGGATGTTGCCGAATATTATTTTGAGACGGGCAAATATCCCTATGCCTTGAAATGGTACAAAAAAGTAGACCAAACCGCCATGTCAAAAAAAGACAAAGAGCGTTTCGATTTCAACAATGGCTACGCTTACTATGCTTCGAACAATCCGAAAGAAGCGGAACGGTACTTGAGCAGGGTGGCCAATTCACCAAAATATGGCTCACAGGCCAAATACTATATGGGCTACATTGCCTATGAACAAGATGATTATGATGAGGCCAGTGCCCGATTCGACCAGATTACAGACCCAGAGTTGCGCAATGAAAAGCTGAGCTATTATCAGGCAGATCTCAATTTTAAATTGGGCAATTTTGAAGAGGCCATTGCGATGGCCGAAAAGCAACTGCCAAAATCGGACAGAAGGGAAATTTCAGAACTCCATAAGATTATCGGTGAGAGTTACTTCAATTTGGCGCAGTACGATAAGGCAATTCCCCATCTCAAACAGTATAAGGGAAAACGTGGGCGCTGGAGCAATACCGATTTTTACCTGTTGGGCTATAGCCATTACAAGCGGGGCGATTATGAAAGCGCCATTGGGCAGTTCAACAAAATTATTGGCGGGTCGAATGCCGTGGCCCAGAATGCCTACTATCATTTGGCGGAATGCTACATGAAACTCGATAAAAAGCCGGAAGCCCTGAACGCCTTCAGGAATGCCTCACAAATGAATTTCAACGCTGAAATCGAAAAGGATGCGCTTTTGAACTATGCCCGCCTCAGCTACGAAATCGGCAATGCCTATGAACCTGTGCCGCAGGTGATGATGGCCTATTTGGAAAAGTACCCTAGAGACGAACACCAAGAAGAGATTCAAGAGTTGCTTGTCGATTCATACATTACCTCCAAAAATTTTGAGGGGGCCATACAACTACTTGAAGAGAATGAATCGTACGCCAGTAAGGAAACCTATCAAAAAGTAGCATTTTACCGAGGTGTTGAACTGTTCATTGATGGTGATCATGAGCAGGCCTTAGAGCGTTTTTCGAAATCACTGAAAAAGGCGGCAAACCCCACTTTTGAGGCTCGCGCACAGTACTGGAAAGCAGAATCGGCCTATCGCCTGAACCGATTTGATGAAGCGCTTGATGGTTTTGAGAAGTTCAAAAGAAATAGTGCGGCCAGAAATACGGAAGACTACAATAATTTGGATTATAACCTTGGCTATTGTCACTTCAAATTGAAGAATTACAAAAATGCCATTGCCTACTTCAAGAATGCCGCAGAAACAGCTGCCATTGATCAAGAGCGAATAGCCGACAGCTATGTGCGCCTGGGTGACAGCCATTTTGTGACCAGTAATTATGGTCAGGCCATCTCGGCTTATGGCAAGGCTGCCAAAATGAACGGACCAGAGCGCGACTATGCAGCTTTTCAAAAGGCCCTGAGCCAAGGCTTCTTGGGCAAGAATTCAGTCAAAATCGATGAATTCAATTCGTTTTTGGAACGTTATCCAAAATCTTCCTTACGGGATGATGCCCTTTTCGAATTGGCCAACACCTATATTAAGGGTGACAATGAAACCATGGGGCTACAGACCTATGACCGGTTGATTTCCCAATTCAGTAGAAGCAAATTTGCCCCAAGGGCCATGTTACGGCAGGGGCTGGTACACTACAACGCAAATAGGGGTGAGGAAGCACTTCAAAAATTGAAGCAAGTGGTAAGGCAATATCCTGAAACACAAGAAGCCAAACAGGCCGTGGCAACCGCAAAACTGGTGTATGTCGATTTGGGTAGGGTCAGTGAATATGCTGCATGGGCCAAAAACCTTGACTTCGTTGAGGTGACCGATGCCGAGTTGGACAATGCCAGTTTTGAATCAGCTGATCGAAAATATCTTGAAGGCAACACAGAGGCAGCCATTAGGGGGTATGAAGAGTACTTGAAACAGTTCCCGAACGGCATCCAATCCCTGAAGGCCAATTTCAATTTGGCGCAGCTCTATTTTTCAAAAAACCAAAAAGACAAGGCACTTGAAAAGTTCATCAGGGTCGCCGATAGTGATAGTGGCGAATATACTGAGCAAGCATTGACCAGGGTGTCTGAAATTTTTGTGGGCCGAAAAGACTACCAAAGTGCCCTGCCATATCTCGAGCAGTTAGATAGAACGGCCGAAATTGACCAAAACAGAACCTTTGCGCAATCAAACCTGATGAAAGGCTATTATGGGCAAAAAGATTACGAAAAGACCATCGCCTATGCTGAAAAGGTATTGTCGGCTTCCAATATTGACAACCGCATTAAAAGTGATGCCCAAATCATGATCGCGCGTTCGGCCATAGAGACCGGTAACGAGCAATTGGCCGAAGCCGCTTTCTCAGAGGTAAAAAAAATAGCCGCCGGCGAAACCGCAGCGGAAGCATGGTACTATGATGCCTATTTCAAGAACAAGAACCAAGATTTTGAGGCCTCTAACATCTCGGTGCAAAAATTGGCCAAAGACTACTCAGGTTACAAAGAGTGGGGTGGCAAAGGACTCATTATCATGGCCAAAAACTATTATGAGTTGGGCGATGCTTTTCAGGCGACCTACATTTTGGAGAGCGTAATCGAGAATTTCGTCGAATTCGATGATATTATAGCAGAGGCAAGGGGCGAATTGTCCATTATCAAATCACGTGAGACCGAAAGAAATTCATCGATCGATACCAATAACAAATAA
- a CDS encoding TonB-dependent receptor, with protein sequence MRKHIISISFIFLSLLGWVQAQDTNDIGTETVTVVKPYSPTVSDAFKIKSSPTIGDSIVLQKKPITYSIFSVPVASTFTPAKAKASKVKKTPPPTLYNSYASIGLGNYNNALVDFYTSREFNRGENLLDFGLSHFSSRGDIESTPLDADFYNTKLDASYTKKDRDLDWGASLGLHHQLYNWYGIENGEFDETTVASIDERQNYFNAEAKAHLNLEDSFFKSGNILLRRFWDAVESGENRIVVEPTIELPITEELVTINAKLDYVGGSFSNADLNNTVNTTGIDYGHFQVGVNPSLLVLRDDLTLNLGANLVYGTDIENSQGNFYIYPAVTASYRLVDETVIAYGGIEGELHQNSYHDLVDENPFVSPTLTIQPTDRQYQGYLGLKGQLFSNVGYNVKGSYTAENRKPLFLLNPENQFRNDEKGYFYGNSFQVFYDDVKTLGIFGELNIDVNRNFTLGINAEVYDYDTETDNPAWNLPNLKGSLFMDYQITDQWFLGANLFFVGEREDLVAQAVENVAPSEFPSAIVTLDSFFDANAHLGYRFNEQLSIFAKASNIANNNYQRWANFRVQGFQVLAGASYKFDF encoded by the coding sequence ATGCGAAAGCACATCATATCAATATCATTTATCTTTTTGAGCCTATTGGGGTGGGTTCAGGCCCAAGACACCAATGATATAGGCACCGAAACGGTAACCGTTGTAAAACCATATTCCCCCACCGTTTCGGATGCCTTTAAAATCAAATCGAGCCCGACAATCGGTGATTCTATTGTCTTACAGAAAAAACCGATTACCTATAGTATTTTTTCAGTTCCGGTCGCTTCGACCTTTACGCCTGCCAAGGCCAAGGCATCAAAAGTCAAGAAGACGCCGCCTCCGACCCTGTATAATTCATATGCTTCGATAGGGTTGGGCAATTATAACAACGCGCTGGTCGATTTTTATACCAGTAGAGAGTTCAATCGGGGCGAAAACCTGCTTGATTTTGGTTTGAGCCATTTTTCTTCAAGAGGCGATATAGAAAGCACCCCTTTAGATGCTGATTTTTACAATACTAAATTAGATGCCTCATACACCAAGAAAGATCGTGACCTTGATTGGGGGGCGAGCCTTGGGCTTCACCATCAATTGTACAATTGGTACGGAATTGAAAATGGGGAGTTTGATGAAACTACCGTCGCTTCGATCGATGAACGACAAAATTATTTCAATGCTGAGGCCAAAGCACATCTGAATTTGGAGGATTCCTTTTTCAAGAGTGGAAACATTTTGCTCAGACGTTTTTGGGATGCAGTGGAATCAGGTGAGAACCGCATAGTGGTCGAACCGACGATTGAACTTCCGATTACCGAAGAACTGGTAACCATAAATGCCAAACTCGATTATGTGGGTGGAAGTTTTTCAAATGCCGATCTCAATAACACTGTAAATACCACAGGCATAGATTACGGTCACTTTCAGGTGGGCGTGAACCCCAGCCTATTGGTGTTGCGTGATGACCTGACCCTGAATTTGGGCGCGAACCTGGTCTATGGAACCGATATTGAGAACAGCCAAGGTAATTTTTACATTTATCCGGCAGTGACAGCTTCCTATCGTCTGGTCGATGAGACAGTGATTGCCTATGGCGGAATCGAAGGCGAACTGCACCAAAACTCCTATCACGATTTAGTGGATGAAAATCCGTTTGTTTCCCCTACATTGACCATTCAGCCTACAGACCGTCAATATCAGGGTTATTTGGGATTGAAAGGACAGCTCTTTTCAAATGTAGGGTACAATGTCAAAGGTTCTTACACCGCTGAAAATAGAAAACCATTGTTTTTGTTGAATCCCGAAAACCAATTTAGGAATGATGAAAAAGGCTATTTCTATGGAAATTCTTTTCAAGTGTTCTATGACGATGTCAAAACCCTTGGCATTTTTGGCGAACTGAACATTGATGTGAACCGAAACTTCACACTGGGTATAAACGCAGAAGTGTATGATTATGACACAGAGACCGATAACCCTGCTTGGAACCTGCCCAATTTAAAAGGTTCCCTCTTTATGGATTATCAGATTACCGACCAATGGTTTCTGGGTGCGAACTTGTTCTTTGTGGGTGAACGCGAAGATTTGGTGGCACAGGCAGTCGAGAATGTTGCACCCTCAGAATTTCCTTCGGCCATCGTGACGTTGGATTCGTTTTTTGATGCCAATGCCCATTTGGGCTACCGCTTTAATGAACAGCTTTCGATTTTTGCCAAGGCTTCAAACATTGCCAACAACAACTACCAACGTTGGGCAAATTTTAGGGTACAAGGCTTTCAGGTGTTGGCTGGGGCTTCTTATAAATTCGATTTTTAG